One genomic segment of Bacteroidota bacterium includes these proteins:
- a CDS encoding T9SS type A sorting domain-containing protein, protein MKQLKYFIVFISVISFWSIKIYSQNVPEILYYKFNTGTTSTPNLAVPGQGTPEATIVGQTMGPGGQFGNALLGNGGTGSTAYCSSGWNMNVGTGSWTIAFWLSGVPNSGTQYLFGNDITTSFRCFTNGAAGAGNITLRGNNFTNVDVAGVLPGSNSIAFVYDATVPEVRVYVNGVFRNAVSQSALNITASVPFKVGAYGTSNSLPVGGIIDEFRFYNRAVGAAEIAATWNTELPVSSPVSNPTKVCDYGLIPPYSAGVIGGAASASLGDTLYVAGGSVNAGTVTNPAAGTVVTRYAINSGVWSTGTPLPTPKVGGDLVKCGNALYYIGGGNLTLTGAADNLCYKYTPAAGWTSITNIPTPVTGNVAEAWGDSVVYCIMGGWSSYYRGIQIYRPGPNTWDRATDSLPATFGRRSFAGGLDGNKIFVASGYSGAFRKDFWVGTIGANANSITWSQKADMPMRGTNSRPGGHAVNGRFYVVLGETTPGLLYQDSIQVYNIADSSWLPVPLTGRGANSASNYWGLISSSIVNNKVKVWIPGGFYPTTVTTSKLFCLTDSMGCVITNNGNPMTILPEKYNLSQNYPNPFNPTTRIMYSIPNSGLVKLKVFDILGKEVMTIVNEVKNAGDYAMDFDGRNLSSGIYFYKLEAGNFTATKKMMLVK, encoded by the coding sequence ATGAAGCAACTAAAATACTTCATAGTATTTATTTCAGTGATTAGTTTCTGGAGCATCAAAATTTATTCACAAAATGTTCCTGAAATTCTTTACTATAAATTCAACACTGGCACTACATCAACACCAAATTTAGCCGTACCGGGACAAGGTACACCCGAAGCTACAATAGTCGGACAGACTATGGGACCCGGCGGACAGTTCGGCAACGCACTTCTCGGTAATGGAGGCACAGGTTCAACTGCCTATTGCAGTTCAGGTTGGAACATGAACGTCGGAACCGGAAGCTGGACTATTGCATTCTGGCTAAGCGGAGTTCCAAACTCTGGCACTCAATATCTTTTCGGAAATGACATAACAACAAGTTTCCGATGCTTTACAAACGGCGCAGCGGGAGCCGGAAACATCACACTGAGAGGAAACAATTTTACCAATGTAGATGTGGCGGGAGTTCTACCCGGCTCTAATTCAATTGCTTTTGTTTACGATGCTACTGTTCCTGAAGTAAGAGTTTACGTAAACGGTGTATTCCGAAATGCAGTATCTCAATCAGCATTAAACATTACTGCATCAGTTCCTTTTAAAGTCGGAGCATATGGAACTTCAAACAGTCTTCCTGTTGGAGGAATTATTGATGAATTCAGATTCTACAACAGAGCCGTTGGCGCTGCAGAAATTGCCGCAACATGGAATACCGAACTTCCCGTCTCTTCACCTGTAAGCAACCCTACAAAAGTTTGTGACTACGGACTAATTCCCCCTTACAGTGCAGGAGTGATTGGCGGAGCAGCATCGGCTTCCTTAGGCGATACACTTTATGTTGCAGGCGGAAGCGTTAATGCAGGCACGGTAACAAATCCCGCTGCAGGCACAGTTGTTACGCGATATGCTATTAACTCGGGCGTATGGAGCACAGGCACACCTTTACCAACTCCTAAAGTCGGAGGCGATTTAGTCAAATGCGGCAACGCTCTCTACTACATCGGCGGCGGCAATTTAACTCTGACCGGAGCCGCTGATAATTTATGTTATAAATATACACCGGCTGCAGGCTGGACTTCAATCACCAATATTCCGACTCCAGTTACAGGGAACGTTGCTGAAGCATGGGGCGATAGCGTAGTCTATTGTATAATGGGTGGATGGTCTTCTTATTACAGAGGCATCCAGATATACAGACCGGGTCCTAATACATGGGATAGGGCTACAGATTCATTACCTGCAACATTCGGAAGACGAAGCTTTGCAGGCGGACTCGACGGCAATAAGATTTTCGTAGCCTCGGGTTACTCAGGTGCTTTCCGCAAAGACTTCTGGGTCGGAACAATCGGAGCAAATGCAAACTCAATTACGTGGTCACAAAAAGCTGATATGCCGATGCGCGGAACTAACTCACGCCCCGGAGGACATGCAGTCAACGGAAGGTTCTATGTTGTGCTCGGAGAAACAACTCCGGGATTATTGTATCAGGATTCAATACAGGTCTACAATATTGCAGATTCATCATGGCTGCCTGTTCCTTTAACAGGAAGAGGTGCAAACTCTGCATCCAATTACTGGGGACTGATATCATCAAGCATTGTTAACAACAAAGTGAAAGTCTGGATACCCGGCGGATTCTATCCGACAACAGTAACGACTTCAAAGTTGTTTTGCCTTACAGATTCCATGGGATGTGTGATTACAAACAACGGAAATCCGATGACGATTTTACCTGAGAAATACAATCTGTCGCAAAACTATCCGAATCCGTTTAACCCGACGACAAGAATTATGTACTCGATTCCTAACAGCGGATTAGTGAAACTAAAAGTATTCGATATACTTGGTAAAGAAGTAATGACAATTGTTAATGAAGTAAAGAACGCAGGTGACTATGCAATGGATTTTGACGGCAGAAACTTATCAAGTGGAATTTATTTTTACAAACTTGAAGCGGGAAATTTCACAGCGACTAAGAAAATGATGCTGGTGAAATAA